Genomic DNA from Amycolatopsis alba DSM 44262:
AACTCGATTGGCGGGCCGCTCTCCCTGATTACATCAGCCCAGAGCAGGTCCGCCTCCTCCTCGGTGATCTCTCTCCCCAGTCGCTCTTTGGCATGGTCGAAGATGCTGGCTTTGCCGGCCAGGCTCAGTTCCAGTTTCGTTGTCAGCGCGATGATCTGTTCCATGAGGCGCCGCTGATCTGGGCCACGCAGATACTGGACTGCGGCGAACTCGGCTACAGATCGCCGCGCCTCTTCACAGAGTGGCCACGTGCCCTTATCGAGTACTTCCCGAAAGACGGACGCTGCTTTAGCCTCCAGCTTGCTTAGCTCACGCTCGAAAAGGTCTGCGTCCTCGGCCTTCACTGTGTCGAGCGTGTAGAAGTTGTTTCTCGTCGCAGCGTCTCCGATCCGCTGCACGAACCGTTTTTCACCTGGAAGCTCGACTGTTCCCACGCGGCCGTCACGCGCGAACCGCTCCAGGTAGAAGCGAGGCACGGTGTGATGATGCCGAGCGACCTTGGCCATGTGAACCAGTCTAGGCGCGCGAACACGCTCAATGACTCACGCGAAGGACGAAACGTTACTCGTAGACTTCCTGTCGGGAGGCAGCCCTTCGCAGCCACCGTCAGACCAGGGCCGTTCGGCCCTAGTGGACCCGGGCATTTCGACCTGTCTCTACCGACAGGCGCTAACGACCCAGTCGGCCTGCGCGACGTTCGAGGTAGCGTGCGCCCATGAGGGTGCACCCACGTCGTGCACGGAGTGTCTCCCCCTTATGAATGAACCCAGTACGTCAACGCCAACACATCACAGCCCGAAGACGCACCGGATTCAATCGTGCTTGATCGCCGCACTTACTGTCGTGGCAGCGGTTTCCGCAGCCTGTTCCGCGACCAGCGGCGCCGGCAATCCCTGCCAGACGAGCAGTCAGGCCCCGCCGTGCTTCGACGGCTCAGGCCACTGGGTCCGAGCTGACGGAAGCATCGACACGTCATCCTCTCGAGGTAGCACTCGCTCGGCGCCATCGAACTCGTCAACATCAGTAAGCCCATCGAAACCTGTCGAACCGTCACAACTGCCTGCGACACTCACTCAGGGCGGAGCCCAGATAACAGTCAAGTCCACGCGGCTTGAAAGCTTCATTCAGCTGAACAAAACCAGCTATCGTCAGGGAAGCCCCAACGCGAAGTACACGGCAGAGCCCGCAGGCACCGGCTACAAATTCTTCGTTGTCACAACACATGTGCGCAATAACGGAGCCCGCTCCATGGACCTTACCTGCGCTCTTCCTGTCGCCACCAGGTTCGTCGACAAAAAAGGACGCGAGTTCGACACGATCGACAGCCTCTACAAGATCAAGGGAAACCCTGAATGTAACACAGGAGCGATCCAACCCGAGGAATCGGCGGAAATGACGTGGGCTTACCGCATCCCCGATAGCGCGGCCCCTGACAAATGGGGGTTCGTCGACGTCGAAAACGGCGGCTATGGCCAGACCGCCTACACGGGGATTCAACTCTGACGAGACCGCGGAGCGACACCTACCTACCCAGACTGTCCAGCCAGCTGTTCAGTGCTCGATACACGGGTCCGCTAGCCCGCCGGCAGCAGCACCTGGCCTCTTCCCAGGTTAACGGCTCAACAACGTCCGATCGTCAGGACCACAGCCAGCCTATAGGGCCTGAGATCCCGCCGTCGGGGAGCGACAGTCATCGCCGGGCCGAGTTCGGCAGCGAAGTCCTCCGGCACGAGCACGTCTTCACGAGTCAGGTGCACGCTTCGCTTCCCGAGCGCGGGCACTGTCGCGTTGCGCGTTACACAAACTGATCATCAAGGCTCAAAACGCCTCTACAGCTAGCTATTCTAGGCTCTCGCACCCATCGATGTAGTGACCCAGACTCATTTATTTCCTAGTAATGTAATATTAGTTATTTTCGGATTACTTGTGCCTCATCCTCGCTATTCCAGTGCTGCCGCCACAGCAACGTCCAGGTGTGGTGGGTTCATGAATCTACTGCCCCTCCTGTGCGGGAGGCTCGTAGGGAAGCGCCGCAGGAATACGCCTGTGCCCAAGCACGGCGCGCATGGTCGCCACGCAATGATCCCGAGCGTGGTCCACGCGCTTGCGATCGTAGTGCTCCTCGAGATTCATCGCCGCATCGTCGACGCGAACAGGTTTCTGCCATGCTGTCTTCATCTGTCCGCCGACCTGGACCTTCGCTTCGTTCACGAGCTGCCGGTAAGCGGCCGCGACCTTGGGCGTCTCAATGTCGAGCAGCGCCTGGTGGAACGCCAGCCGCGAATAGATCCTGCTCACCTCCTCGGTAAGCTGCTGACGCCCCTCCAAAGTTCCCGGGCGTCGCCGGATGCGGTATGGCATCTCCGCGTAGTCCTCGATGACGCTGAGCGCCTCGCTGAACGCAAGGGCGCGACGCTCACGGCGCGCGGCGCGCCGGTTCAACCCGTAGCTCAGCAGGGCGGTAAGCGCGGCGCCTAAGATCGCGAGCACCGCTGTCGTCTGCGCCGCCATCCAAGTCATGCTGCGACTACCGGCCTGGGACTTCTGATCTCGTGAAGGACATCGACGATCCCTCCAGCCTCACAGGCCTCCCACTGATCAGGGCTTTCGCCGAAGAGCCGATTGATGCCGTTCTGGCATGGCAACTCGGCGAAAAACATCGGATCCTCGCGGTGACTCCGGCGCAGCCACTCAAGGGCGCCGCGGTAGGCATCCCCGGGCGAGGACGTCCGATAGACAATGTCAGGAACGTTGTACAGGAGGCACTCAAGCAGGTATGACGGCGCCGCGCCTTCAGCGATCATCCGCTCTCGCTCGGCCAGCCTCCGGGCGCGTTTGGCCGTCCGGACAGCCTCTTTGAAACGGCCACCGGTACATAGGTCCTTCTGGTCGCCATTGCGCCTGTGCTGCTTGGGGAAGTTGACGATCCGTCGACCTTCGCGGTCGCGGAAGAAGACGCCCTGCTCGTAGACCTCGACGCCCGGCGACGGGAACGCCGAGTACAAGCGGTATTCCGTCGCGACGAGGATGTCGACCATCGCACCGAAGATCGAGTTCGGGGCATCGACGTTGACGCATCGGCGACCCATGCGCACGAGGTAAGACTCACCCAGGGCGGCCATGACGTCCTCGCGGAACTCCTCCCAGCTGTAGGGGCCGACCTGGTAGCTTTCCCTGAAGTTGTCCATGCTGGGCTCGTCGAGGGCATCAACGTTCGATTCGAACGGCATCTTGACCATGAGGACGAGATCGATGTCGCTCGCCTGCTCGATATAAGTGTTGTTCACCCGCGAGCCCTGGCCGAAGATCTCGTACGATCGTGCGTCGAGCAGGGGCGACCGGCGCAGCGCGTCGCGCAGTACGCCCTCAGCCCAGGCCAGCAGGAACGTGTCGGGTTGGCTGGTCCAGGCCGCGTTCTTCTCGGCGACCGTGCGGCGTGCATGCCACGACTCAGCTGCAGGCCCGAGCGTTAATGACCGCCGGACCACTGCGGCAGCCACTAGACGTCACATCTGGGCTGGACAAGGCTGCGGCCCCTCAATACCTGTCCGCGAAACGTCATGGTCATGACGCCGATTATGCATCGCCAGCGTTATAGGCGATGCATGACACGCCTCGATCAAGCAGCGGCGTTGGCCGTCGTTGGGCGCGGTCGAACTTACGCCAGTCCTGCCGCGCACTGCCGACGCAGGTCTACAAGCCGTCCGTAACGGGACTGGTCATAACGCCTGACCCCACCCAGGCCTTCGCCGCCAGCGACCCGATCTTGGTCCATCCCTGGCTTACACGGTTGGCATGACACGGCCCACCTCTCGAGGGTCAGACATGACCGGCGTAACACACAGAACACCACACACGACTACAAATCACCTCGCGCCAAGGAGCATCCTCATGATCAAGGGCGTCGCCCTCTTCACCGCGGCGGCCGCGGCGGTCACCCTCACCGCCTGTTCCGGTCTCCCTGTCTTATGATCAGGGCAGTACCCCCACTGCTGGTGACTGAGAGTAGTTTACTGTCTGCAGAAGCGGACCCCCGACGGTCACCAGACCTGCCTGTAACGACTTCGATCTTGTACCCGTCTGTCACGACATGACTGTGAGCGACGCGACACCGATGAAGTACTCGGTGATCAACCGTGGTCTGCGACCCGCCCGGGTGGCGATCGTTTTCGACGGGGGCGACAACTGGTCCTACTGGGCCCGTCGCGCCCTCTTCCTCGCCGGACAGATCTGGGGCGGAGCTGGTTTCGCCCTTGTTCCGCATCGAGCCGGTGTTGTCGACCCGATCTTGCTGCGAGCGTGCCGCGCCTACGACCCGGACTACATCGTCGCATTCAGTCACACCGTCGGCGAATATTGTCACTTCGCGTCAGGAAGCTTCATTGTCAACGACGACTCCGGAAACCCACTAACCGGCGAAGCGCGCGCCGCGAAGATCGCCGAACACTTCGACGAAGAACTTGAGCCCGGTCCCGGCGCCATGGAAGCGCGGGAGGCCGTCGCACGAGCTTGCTCGCCGTACCGGTTGACGGGTGGGGATGAGTCACCAAAAGTGAGCTATTTCCTGGAAGCCTCATCGGCGGAGTTCCCGGCGGCCGAGTCGATACCAGGCGCGTATGCCGGTCACGTGCTGCATTGTCCTCCCTCGTGGGGTGGTCTGGCGGGAGCGGCGGTCGCCTCACACGCGGGTGTCGCATCACCACCCGACTTGACGTCCGCCGAACCAGAGCTTGACACGGCCACGCTGTGGCAGCTGCTCTGCGCATCGAGGGCTGGTGACTGGACGGCCACGACCACCGGGCTCGTGGCCGTCCAGTCACCAGCCCTCGATGCTTGGCCCGCCGTCGCCGTCTTGGGCGATTCCGCCGAGGACTTCGCGCTCGCGAGGCTGATACGCCTCACCTACGGTCGGTGCGTGTGGCTGCCCACCGTGTTCGGGATCGACGAGGAGAAACTCAGCTATCCGCTGAGCAGCGGGCTGTTCGATCTCGCCACGAAGACCGCCGCAGGCCGACCTCGATCTCTGCTCCTGACGTCGGTGTCCCGGCCAGCGGACAACGTTCTCGACTTCGAACGCCGACTGCGCGACAACGAGAACATCAGGACCAGTGGCAGGCTCCTCACCAACGACGCCCCATGGACCAAAGCACCACTCGACATCGAGTGACACGCACAGGTACCGGGCACTTCGCAATCCATGAACAGTTCGACGACATCCTGTCCATACCGACAACCCTCGACGAGGCGGGCGCACGCGAAATGGTCGCGGCGCTACCAGCACCAGCCATCGACGACCAGACCCTGGCTACCCATCCCGGCCTCGCCTGGCAAATCGACATCGCCTGGCCACAGGAACATCATGTCCGGGGTCGAGGGGTACACAGCCAGCACCTTTTCGCGTCAGGAACGAGTCCCCAGCCCACCCTCGCCGCAACAGCCGTACCGGCACCTCGTATCGCGCCGACCGGTTCGACTTCGTCGTCGCCGGCATCCAAAGCATCAACCGGCTGGCCAGACCCGCCCTACGCCACCTGAGCCTGCGTGCCTTCATCGACGCCAAGGCAGGGGAACATGGCATGACGGTCCGTACCAGCGACGCCGGCCAACGCACCGCACAGCTGGCCCGCATGCTCGGCGGACGCGCACAGTTCGCAGAGATGTTCGGCGGCCCACTCCTCCCCGCACTCAAAAAGATGGGACATCTCGGAAACGACATCGACAAAGCCTTCCCAGACGGGGACGGCGTCGCCCTCCGAGACGGAGGTGTCCTGAGCTTCCCTGGCATTTGCAGCCGCGCCGAGTGCGACGACACCAAAGACGTGCGGGCACGAGTCGACGCGGCCCTCCGCGGTGGGGTTCTCCGCCGCGGTCTGGTCCTGCGCTGCCAAACCTGCCAAACCAGGCAACTGCAGACGATCGACGCGCTCGGCCAGCGGTGGAACTGTGAACGCTGTAACGACACCAACGACCTCGATCACACCACCTGGCACCACTCGACCGACGAACCGACCTGGTTCTACGGCCTCCACCCCGTCGCACAGCAACTGCTCGCCGACCACGGAGACGTGCCGGCGCTGCTCGCCAGACACCTGGCAAACACCCCCTCCCGACGTCCGGTCCAATATCAAGACGTCATGGAAATCGAGCTGCTCGACGGCACTAGCCCCAAGGTGGAAACCGATCTGGTCGCCTACGAGACGACACACTCATCGTCGCCGAATGCAAAAGCTCAGCAAGCCTCAGCGGAACGAAGAGAACGGCGCAAGGCGCCGAAGTCCACAAGAAATGCCAGGTCGCGGCCTGGCTACAAGCAGACATCCTCATGTTCGCAACTACCGCCAACGAGTGGCAACCAGGCGTCGCAAACGTCATCAAAGGCTACTTCCAGACCTACGACGGCTGGCCAAAACACGGCACCCCTCAGCTACACCTCGTAACCGGCCTCGGAACAGCAACACAGAACGTCGGCGTCATCGAAACGCCTGAAAAGCCGCCAACGCCTCCCGATGAGGGTGCCTAACCCATACCAGCTGACAGAGCCCGGCCTCGTACGCCGTCGGCACTAGTCAGCGCGAGCCCGCGTCACGAAAGTCTGCGAGGCCGGCCGGTCGCGTCCTGTCGAGTTACCGTCGAGCTGTTCATCATCCTCTTCGACGGATCGATACAGGTGAGTGGAGGACACGTACGGCCCGTTCCCCGAAACCCACGAGCATCTCCGTGCTCGACTGTCCCGGTCTCGATGTGGCACTGGAGCTGGCGGCGCTGTGCCCGATGGCCGAAGACGGCATGATCGAGGTGCGCCCGATCGCCGGGGTGCCCGCTCTCGACCACCGGGCGGCGACCGGCGTATGACGTCGGCGCCGGTCTTGTCGGAGACGTATCGCGAGCATCGATCCCGGATGCTCGCCGCGCTGGTCCGGGTGCTCGGCGACTTCGAACTCGCCGAGGACGCCCTGCAGGACGCGTGCGCGCTCGCCCTGCGCAAATGGGGTGATGCGGCTCCGGACGATCCGGTGGCCTGGTTGCTGACCGCGGCACGCAACAGCGCGATCGACCGGCTGCGCCGAGCGCGCCGCGGTCAGGAAAAGCTCGCCGAGCTGGGGTTTCCGCCGGAGGTGACGCAAATGGACATCGGAGAGGAAAGCCTGCTCGGCGTCGGGGACGAGCG
This window encodes:
- a CDS encoding DUF4238 domain-containing protein — its product is MAKVARHHHTVPRFYLERFARDGRVGTVELPGEKRFVQRIGDAATRNNFYTLDTVKAEDADLFERELSKLEAKAASVFREVLDKGTWPLCEEARRSVAEFAAVQYLRGPDQRRLMEQIIALTTKLELSLAGKASIFDHAKERLGREITEEEADLLWADVIRESGPPIELSARGHIEQLLRVVPDVFRYLICRPWVLTRFSRRRLFTSDTPLALLRRPDDQSGVAPALATAWGLALPLSREVGLLMADSLPIAEHTAFEVIVAGRFDTEGPPSTRLAALFNGVTMRNARRWLFHHPDDHALIGTSLPTARDVEIGMSSVDFVAMGESFRTQLRRDR